One part of the Pirellulaceae bacterium genome encodes these proteins:
- the ffh gene encoding signal recognition particle protein, which translates to MFDSLSEGLQSAFKSLTGKGRLTESNMRDGLQMVQQAMLEADVSYEVVQDFMQQVSDKALGQRVLLSLKPHEELVRIVYEQLVEILGPVDLSIPVKQGEVTILMLCGLQGSGKTTTCGKLSQLLKEQKVTPYLVAADLQRPAAIEQLHTIGRQLGVTVYSDLQQKDPVIVCREGVKRAKESGANIVILDTAGRLSIDQELMAQLTQIDKQIQPHQVYLVVDGMTGQDAVRSAAAFNEAIELDGVIMTKLDGDARGGALLSVKHVTKVPIKFIGTGEHLDALEPFRPEGMASRILQMGDIVAAAQQAHRIIDDREREKLEERMLSGQFSLEDFRGVLEKIAKPGLMQKMMGLMPGMGELNKMLAGEDTEGEMRKLVGIIDSMTPAERRNPKNIDTPRRNRISRGAGVPAHAVSGLIKQFNMMAPMMQMMASGGIKNRMEMMRQLQGSMLDPNMGGVNTKQSTGKRLTPKERLKLQKERERLLRKKKRGN; encoded by the coding sequence ATGTTTGATTCATTATCCGAGGGTCTGCAGTCGGCGTTCAAGTCGTTGACGGGCAAAGGACGACTGACCGAATCCAACATGCGTGACGGATTGCAGATGGTCCAACAGGCCATGCTGGAAGCCGACGTGAGCTATGAAGTTGTCCAAGACTTCATGCAGCAAGTGTCCGACAAGGCGCTGGGGCAGCGAGTTTTGCTGTCGCTCAAGCCACACGAAGAGCTGGTGCGCATCGTCTACGAGCAACTGGTGGAAATCCTGGGGCCGGTAGATTTGAGCATCCCGGTCAAGCAGGGTGAAGTAACCATATTGATGTTGTGCGGCTTGCAGGGTTCAGGAAAGACCACGACCTGCGGCAAGCTTTCGCAGTTGCTGAAAGAGCAAAAGGTAACGCCCTACCTAGTGGCCGCAGACCTTCAGCGACCTGCCGCTATCGAGCAATTGCACACCATCGGGCGCCAATTGGGTGTCACGGTCTACAGCGATTTGCAGCAAAAAGACCCGGTTATCGTATGCCGCGAAGGCGTAAAGCGAGCCAAGGAGTCTGGTGCAAACATCGTCATTCTGGATACCGCCGGGCGACTTTCGATCGACCAAGAGTTAATGGCGCAGTTGACTCAGATCGACAAGCAAATTCAACCGCACCAAGTCTACTTGGTAGTAGACGGCATGACCGGTCAAGATGCTGTGCGCAGTGCCGCCGCATTCAACGAAGCCATCGAGCTGGATGGGGTCATCATGACCAAGCTGGATGGCGACGCGCGTGGCGGAGCCTTGCTGAGCGTCAAGCATGTGACTAAGGTGCCCATCAAGTTCATCGGGACCGGCGAACACTTGGATGCGCTCGAGCCGTTTCGCCCCGAGGGCATGGCCAGCCGCATTCTGCAAATGGGCGACATCGTAGCTGCCGCTCAACAGGCTCACCGCATTATCGACGACCGCGAACGAGAAAAACTGGAAGAGCGGATGCTCTCCGGGCAATTTTCGCTGGAAGACTTTCGCGGCGTGCTGGAAAAGATCGCCAAACCCGGCTTGATGCAAAAGATGATGGGGTTGATGCCGGGCATGGGCGAGCTAAATAAGATGCTGGCTGGCGAAGACACCGAGGGCGAAATGCGCAAGCTGGTGGGCATTATCGACTCGATGACGCCCGCAGAGCGCCGCAACCCAAAGAACATTGACACTCCACGCCGCAATCGAATTTCCCGAGGGGCGGGAGTTCCTGCCCATGCGGTATCGGGGCTCATCAAACAGTTCAACATGATGGCTCCGATGATGCAGATGATGGCATCCGGCGGGATCAAGAACCGCATGGAAATGATGCGGCAGTTGCAGGGCAGCATGCTAGACCCCAATATGGGTGGTGTCAACACAAAACAGAGCACCGGAAAGCGGCTGACTCCCAAAGAAAGGCTCAAATTGCAAAAAGAGCGTGAGCGGCTGCTCAGAAAGAAAAAACGAGGCAATTAG
- a CDS encoding tyrosine-type recombinase/integrase has translation MVLDKGLAVATVSKHCKRAKTLLAEAVRDRLLVDSPFENLKGGSEANPDRQRFIDSTMAQQILEACPDADWRCIFALARFCGMRCPSEVLTLKWTDIDWAAGRIRIDSPKTGLRFCPLFPEVRTELAAAFELAPDGAVHIVRRYRNGQNLRTQFLRILERAGIVPWAKPFVNLRSSCRTELENEGIRSHVCDSWLGHSTAVAQKHYLQVTDADWKNALQRRPLTGSLVTSGAATITKNHATHKPLENIASDASQGFVMARGIPPTGLEPVTKL, from the coding sequence ATGGTTTTAGACAAGGGTTTAGCCGTTGCGACCGTCAGCAAGCATTGCAAGCGGGCCAAGACGCTCTTGGCCGAAGCTGTGCGGGACCGTTTGCTAGTCGACAGTCCGTTCGAGAATCTGAAAGGTGGTTCCGAGGCCAACCCGGATCGGCAGCGTTTCATTGATAGCACCATGGCCCAGCAAATTCTTGAAGCGTGTCCAGATGCGGATTGGCGTTGCATATTCGCCTTGGCAAGATTCTGCGGAATGCGGTGCCCGTCCGAGGTTTTAACTTTGAAGTGGACCGACATCGACTGGGCCGCTGGCCGCATTCGCATCGACTCGCCCAAAACCGGCTTGCGATTCTGCCCGTTGTTCCCGGAGGTTCGCACCGAGTTAGCCGCTGCATTTGAGCTGGCACCAGACGGAGCTGTACACATAGTTCGTCGATATCGCAACGGGCAGAATCTGCGGACTCAGTTCCTACGCATCCTAGAGCGAGCTGGTATCGTTCCTTGGGCCAAGCCCTTTGTGAATCTTAGATCGTCGTGCAGGACCGAGTTAGAGAACGAAGGCATCCGGTCCCACGTCTGCGATTCGTGGCTGGGACACTCCACCGCCGTGGCCCAAAAGCACTACCTACAGGTCACCGACGCCGACTGGAAAAACGCACTACAGCGCCGTCCCCTTACTGGTTCCCTTGTCACTAGCGGTGCAGCAACCATCACTAAAAATCACGCAACGCACAAACCCTTGGAAAACATTGCTAGTGATGCTTCCCAAGGGTTTGTGATGGCACGCGGGATACCCCCAACAGGACTCGAACCTGTGACTAAGCTTTAG
- the recA gene encoding recombinase RecA: MSKKKNSASGKKASSSGGPTGMEAVYKREPGLKTTLEQIEKQFGEGSIMPLGGEQLLKINGIPTGSLSLDIALGGMGVPRGRIVEIFGPESSGKTTLALHICAEAQRSGGIAAIIDAEHAFDPSWAKKIGVELDTLLVSQPSCGEEAMQIAEHLVKSNAVDVIVVDSVAALVPRQELEGEIGQSHVGLQARLMSQSMRKLTGAIAKSKTVVIFINQIREKIGVMFGSPETTPGGRALKFYCSCRIDVRRVGSLKEGEDVVGQRVRCKIVKNKVAPPFRVAEFDMMHTAGISYEGDVLDLGMEHKIVNRSGAWFKFNDTYLGQGKEKARAFLLENPDITEEIRELIMASGGYIGPEGKESDDLQEAEAELADS; this comes from the coding sequence ATGTCCAAGAAAAAGAACAGTGCCAGTGGCAAGAAGGCTTCATCGTCGGGCGGCCCAACGGGGATGGAGGCTGTGTACAAGCGCGAGCCGGGCTTGAAGACGACGCTTGAACAGATTGAGAAGCAGTTTGGCGAAGGCTCGATCATGCCACTGGGCGGCGAGCAGCTATTGAAGATCAACGGCATTCCCACGGGCAGCCTGTCGCTAGACATTGCTTTGGGGGGAATGGGGGTTCCGCGTGGGCGCATCGTCGAGATTTTTGGGCCGGAATCTAGCGGCAAGACGACGCTGGCGCTACACATCTGCGCCGAAGCGCAGCGCTCCGGCGGTATTGCGGCGATTATCGACGCTGAACACGCTTTTGATCCCAGCTGGGCCAAAAAGATCGGCGTCGAGCTGGATACGTTGTTGGTTTCGCAGCCCAGTTGCGGCGAAGAGGCGATGCAGATTGCCGAACACTTAGTTAAGAGCAACGCGGTCGATGTGATTGTCGTCGATTCGGTGGCAGCCTTGGTGCCACGGCAAGAACTGGAAGGCGAAATTGGACAGTCTCATGTGGGCTTGCAAGCTCGATTAATGAGTCAGTCGATGCGCAAGTTGACTGGTGCGATCGCCAAGAGTAAGACGGTAGTGATCTTCATCAACCAGATTCGCGAGAAGATCGGCGTGATGTTCGGTAGTCCTGAAACAACGCCTGGTGGTCGCGCCCTGAAGTTCTATTGCTCATGCCGCATCGACGTTCGTCGCGTGGGTAGCTTGAAAGAGGGTGAAGATGTTGTCGGCCAGCGCGTGCGCTGCAAGATCGTTAAGAACAAGGTAGCTCCGCCGTTCCGAGTTGCTGAGTTTGACATGATGCACACTGCCGGAATCAGCTACGAAGGTGACGTGTTGGACTTGGGCATGGAGCATAAGATCGTCAATCGCAGTGGAGCTTGGTTCAAGTTTAATGATACCTATCTGGGACAAGGCAAAGAGAAGGCGCGAGCTTTCTTGCTGGAGAATCCGGACATCACGGAAGAAATTCGCGAGCTGATCATGGCTTCGGGAGGTTATATTGGGCCTGAAGGTAAAGAGAGCGATGACCTGCAAGAAGCTGAGGCCGAATTGGCTGACAGCTAG
- a CDS encoding glycosyltransferase family 39 protein, with product MFLVHTLERVRERWNASFFDSAPDTLPSSSTANSAGRSAWLGMSADAQRYVRLLQLLLLLVVPIFLIGNLNYPLLDRSETRVAEIARETLVLREWSTLHLNFQDYYDKPPLLYWLCALSFLAFGVHEHSARFVPVLAAAITILAVYWFARRNFNSRTAVLCGVVLALSLGFAFMSRYLVVDGLFTSLITLSLFFGYEAIKPIRQHTLRDACESTSSKAEIPDSANNSLQTGVRVFRPRLSWWCLSAACCGLAVLAKGPVAGLLWIPPLFVMALLTRGFARPTVWHWALGAVISLGISVPWIMAAMWTDPHYLLEFLGTHNLQRFAGEFHPRPFWFYVPVILIAGHPWSFLTIPYIQFLCGARKYSGLQRPTAVGFLLLASLWCLLFFSASRGKLPTYILPCAPLTAIMFAHFLDQLLFVPLPPGEWRLPRIWSPWMSIAATVAGGVVLVGHSLSIGFVSPTELILCSIALLVVVAISYGMWQRAAGAKALWAWSAITMALLLFFSLHVQLPKYSASRTLLGAGSPLTQQLSSAQLLQENAALHGETTLQVTPILTVGHQFPEVPFYLNRNDIQNFTDADNADITAAIQQQPNSLIIAEPTLTDDDLQALLPPGKQLTPGPQRSICKVWYVTSSPPQTPSTANHSNKPIRSTTTLPSL from the coding sequence ATGTTCCTGGTCCATACTCTGGAAAGAGTTCGCGAGCGATGGAACGCTAGTTTCTTTGACTCCGCGCCGGACACTCTGCCCTCTAGTTCAACCGCAAACAGTGCAGGCCGTTCCGCCTGGCTCGGCATGTCCGCTGACGCGCAGCGGTATGTCCGCCTGCTCCAGCTGCTATTGTTGTTGGTGGTACCCATTTTTCTAATTGGAAACCTCAATTATCCGCTACTGGACCGCAGCGAAACACGCGTGGCCGAGATTGCCAGAGAGACGCTGGTGCTTCGAGAATGGTCGACGCTGCATCTTAATTTTCAGGACTACTACGACAAGCCGCCACTACTGTATTGGCTGTGTGCCTTGAGTTTTCTGGCGTTTGGTGTCCACGAGCATTCTGCCAGATTCGTCCCGGTGCTCGCCGCCGCCATAACCATCTTGGCGGTCTACTGGTTTGCTCGAAGAAATTTCAATTCGCGAACAGCGGTACTCTGTGGGGTCGTACTGGCGCTGTCTCTTGGCTTCGCGTTTATGTCACGTTATCTGGTGGTAGATGGACTATTTACATCGCTGATCACCTTGTCACTCTTTTTCGGCTACGAAGCCATCAAACCAATACGTCAACACACCCTGCGCGATGCTTGTGAATCGACTAGCTCCAAAGCTGAGATTCCGGATTCCGCTAACAATTCACTGCAAACAGGTGTCAGGGTTTTTCGACCTCGATTGAGTTGGTGGTGTCTGTCGGCGGCCTGTTGTGGCTTAGCCGTGTTAGCCAAGGGGCCGGTGGCAGGCCTGTTGTGGATACCGCCCCTGTTTGTCATGGCGCTGTTGACGCGAGGATTCGCTCGACCGACCGTGTGGCATTGGGCTCTCGGAGCAGTTATCTCGCTGGGGATCAGTGTTCCCTGGATTATGGCTGCCATGTGGACCGATCCCCATTACTTGCTTGAATTCTTGGGAACACACAATTTGCAACGCTTCGCTGGTGAGTTTCACCCCCGTCCGTTTTGGTTTTATGTGCCGGTGATTTTGATCGCTGGACATCCCTGGTCGTTTTTGACGATTCCCTACATTCAGTTTCTGTGTGGTGCACGGAAATATTCTGGCTTGCAGCGACCGACGGCGGTGGGGTTCTTGCTGCTGGCCAGCCTATGGTGTCTTTTGTTTTTTTCTGCTTCGCGAGGCAAGTTGCCCACCTACATTTTGCCCTGCGCACCACTGACTGCGATTATGTTTGCGCATTTTTTGGATCAGTTGCTGTTTGTTCCTCTGCCGCCTGGCGAGTGGCGATTACCGAGAATCTGGTCGCCCTGGATGTCGATTGCGGCCACCGTTGCTGGCGGTGTCGTTCTAGTTGGCCATTCGCTGTCGATCGGGTTCGTTTCGCCAACAGAGTTGATATTATGCTCGATCGCGCTGCTGGTAGTGGTAGCGATCAGTTATGGAATGTGGCAGCGTGCTGCAGGTGCTAAGGCATTGTGGGCTTGGTCTGCCATAACAATGGCACTGCTGTTGTTTTTTTCGCTGCACGTCCAATTGCCCAAATACAGCGCTAGCCGCACTCTGTTGGGAGCAGGCTCCCCGCTAACGCAACAACTTAGTTCTGCTCAACTCCTACAAGAAAATGCCGCCTTGCATGGGGAAACTACCCTGCAAGTGACCCCCATTCTGACGGTCGGACACCAGTTTCCCGAAGTACCTTTTTACTTGAACCGCAATGATATTCAGAACTTTACAGATGCCGACAACGCCGACATAACCGCCGCCATCCAACAACAGCCAAACTCGCTGATCATCGCCGAACCCACTCTTACTGACGACGACCTTCAAGCCCTCCTGCCCCCCGGTAAACAGCTCACCCCCGGCCCCCAGCGCAGCATTTGCAAAGTGTGGTACGTGACCAGTTCGCCCCCGCAAACTCCATCAACCGCTAATCATTCCAATAAACCAATCCGCTCAACGACGACCTTGCCAAGTTTGTGA
- a CDS encoding sugar phosphate isomerase/epimerase encodes MHLSLSVRIAEGFLSKEVPVLPLAQVAQLARAAGYCALCMRASQLNVHSSPKDIQSAVQVLEATRMAVSMVTGNLDIVYNNDSGPNVLRNIQSHLELARQLGTSLIRVALRSPEDIPWAQRAADQAAEYGIRLAHQCHTQSLFETVQSIEDTLESINRPNFGLIYEPANMQLCGQEYAHDSISRLAPWIFNVYLQNQRLGEGDVCLQTWCRGEVQLQVVPVHAPGSLDFPAIFSSLERIGYSGYVTVHQSAVEGETPSQSAAQTADYLRTLAKFQPPALARDCDHSSLT; translated from the coding sequence ATGCACTTATCTCTTTCGGTCCGTATCGCCGAAGGGTTCTTATCCAAAGAAGTGCCTGTGCTGCCGCTAGCACAAGTTGCCCAACTAGCTCGCGCGGCCGGCTACTGTGCGCTGTGCATGAGAGCATCACAGTTGAACGTCCACTCGTCACCGAAGGACATTCAGTCGGCAGTACAAGTTCTTGAAGCAACTCGGATGGCTGTCAGCATGGTGACTGGGAATTTGGACATCGTTTACAACAACGATAGCGGCCCGAATGTTCTGCGCAATATCCAGTCGCATCTCGAACTGGCGCGACAACTGGGAACATCGCTGATTCGCGTAGCCCTCAGGTCACCGGAGGATATACCCTGGGCTCAGCGGGCTGCCGATCAGGCCGCCGAGTATGGAATTCGCTTGGCTCATCAATGTCATACGCAAAGTCTGTTTGAGACAGTCCAGTCGATTGAAGACACATTGGAGAGTATCAATCGTCCAAATTTTGGATTGATCTACGAACCGGCCAACATGCAACTGTGCGGTCAAGAGTATGCCCACGATTCTATCAGCCGTTTAGCGCCGTGGATATTTAACGTCTACCTGCAAAACCAGCGTCTGGGCGAAGGCGACGTTTGTTTGCAGACCTGGTGTCGTGGCGAGGTGCAATTGCAAGTTGTGCCAGTTCACGCGCCTGGCAGCCTTGACTTTCCGGCGATTTTTTCCAGTTTAGAGCGGATTGGCTACTCGGGCTATGTAACAGTCCACCAATCTGCTGTCGAAGGCGAAACGCCATCACAGTCTGCGGCCCAAACCGCCGACTATCTGCGTACGCTAGCAAAATTCCAGCCCCCCGCGTTGGCGAGAGACTGCGATCATTCATCGCTAACGTAA
- a CDS encoding AAA family ATPase, with the protein MMPEHHDPRNTPASDIIRTTTDAVSLAKPVSFVELAKQHTELRQPVVHGLLRLGEVANVIAAPKVGKSFLAGNLAWCIATGRPWLSHDVEPGRVLVIDNELHAETLASLLDQIADAMKIDHSQRGLLDVISLRGRAMSVETLTLLDVPPDRYRLVVLDALYRTLPPGTSENDNSAMMSVYNHLDAIAAKWQAAIVVVNHSSKGQQGDKFITDVGAGAGAISRAADTHLVIRPHEDSEQCVLEAVCRSWQSPEPVSIRFNWPLWSATTAEPLVKKQTRRNTEEQSKQDQVYCDHLLSIIPERGIVQNSLITKSGFGQNRCMRLLGILSRNKQVSSQRKRWRGGKQKFVVWTKALPESHTESIPNHF; encoded by the coding sequence ATGATGCCTGAGCACCACGACCCCCGAAATACGCCTGCCAGCGATATCATCAGGACTACGACGGACGCAGTATCGCTAGCCAAGCCAGTATCGTTTGTCGAACTGGCCAAGCAGCATACTGAGCTACGACAGCCAGTCGTACACGGCTTATTGCGACTGGGCGAGGTAGCCAATGTCATCGCAGCGCCAAAAGTTGGCAAGTCGTTTCTCGCTGGCAATCTAGCCTGGTGCATAGCGACTGGCAGACCGTGGCTCAGTCATGACGTTGAACCGGGCCGAGTGTTGGTTATCGACAACGAGTTACACGCAGAAACGCTAGCCAGCCTCTTGGATCAAATTGCGGACGCAATGAAGATCGACCATAGCCAGCGTGGCCTACTGGACGTCATATCGTTGCGTGGTCGAGCCATGAGCGTTGAGACATTGACACTGCTAGACGTGCCGCCAGATCGGTATCGGCTAGTGGTGTTGGATGCCCTCTATCGCACTTTGCCACCGGGTACTAGTGAGAACGACAATTCGGCAATGATGAGCGTCTACAACCACCTGGACGCCATAGCCGCTAAATGGCAGGCCGCGATTGTGGTGGTCAATCACAGCTCCAAAGGCCAGCAGGGCGATAAATTCATCACCGACGTTGGAGCTGGTGCGGGCGCAATCAGCCGTGCAGCCGATACACACTTAGTCATCAGGCCGCACGAGGACAGCGAGCAATGCGTACTGGAGGCAGTTTGCAGGTCGTGGCAGTCGCCTGAGCCAGTATCTATCCGCTTCAATTGGCCGCTCTGGAGTGCGACTACTGCGGAACCATTGGTTAAGAAGCAAACCAGGCGCAACACGGAGGAACAATCAAAACAGGATCAGGTTTATTGTGACCACCTACTCTCAATTATCCCTGAGCGGGGCATTGTCCAAAATTCGCTAATTACCAAAAGCGGGTTCGGCCAAAACCGTTGTATGCGGCTACTTGGCATTCTCAGTCGAAACAAGCAGGTCAGTTCACAACGGAAAAGATGGCGTGGAGGGAAACAAAAGTTTGTCGTTTGGACCAAAGCCCTACCGGAAAGCCATACCGAATCCATACCGAATCATTTTTAG
- the rpsP gene encoding 30S ribosomal protein S16, translated as MAVRIRMKKMGKKARPFYRIVVVDVRTPRDGKVIEEVGQYDPMIGDTDARVILKRERVDYWLGVGAQPSEKTAVLIKKYGTSGTHLSQQETAQAALQASRKRRSSKPAQT; from the coding sequence GTGGCAGTCCGTATCCGCATGAAGAAGATGGGCAAGAAAGCTCGTCCTTTTTACCGAATCGTTGTCGTGGACGTTCGAACACCGCGTGACGGAAAGGTAATTGAAGAGGTTGGCCAATACGATCCTATGATTGGCGATACAGATGCGCGGGTGATCCTGAAACGTGAGCGGGTTGATTACTGGCTAGGCGTTGGGGCGCAGCCATCGGAAAAGACGGCTGTACTTATTAAGAAATATGGTACTTCGGGGACGCATTTATCGCAGCAAGAGACGGCTCAAGCGGCCCTGCAAGCTTCGCGAAAACGCAGGTCATCCAAGCCGGCTCAGACCTAG
- a CDS encoding helix-turn-helix domain-containing protein, with translation MTQEKQLYNCRDMARRVGVSVVTLRYWRDHKRLPFIRLRRRAMYDPSAVEQWLAANRQTKTTSTEGTTDADPR, from the coding sequence ATGACTCAAGAAAAGCAACTATACAACTGCCGCGATATGGCTAGGCGTGTAGGCGTATCGGTGGTGACTCTCAGGTATTGGCGGGACCACAAGCGGTTGCCGTTCATCAGGTTGCGTCGGCGAGCGATGTACGACCCGTCCGCCGTCGAGCAGTGGCTGGCGGCGAATCGCCAAACCAAGACTACTAGCACGGAGGGCACCACCGATGCTGACCCCCGCTGA
- a CDS encoding helix-turn-helix domain-containing protein, with translation MLTPADISAIADAVATRLSGQPDSDGLLDSHGAARLLGCSVPTVERWTRAGLIPSRKFGRLRRYRRSDLLANKNGGHDA, from the coding sequence ATGCTGACCCCCGCTGATATCTCCGCCATTGCCGACGCCGTGGCCACTCGACTCAGTGGCCAGCCTGATAGCGATGGCCTACTCGATTCGCACGGTGCCGCCCGACTACTGGGCTGTAGCGTGCCGACGGTCGAACGTTGGACTCGTGCGGGACTCATCCCGTCGCGCAAGTTCGGTCGGCTGCGACGGTATCGACGCAGTGACCTGCTCGCCAATAAGAATGGGGGCCATGATGCCTGA
- the thiE gene encoding thiamine phosphate synthase has product MDSSSVLRILDVNFNRAAEGLRTVEDVARVVFEDACSAAWLKSLRHELAELAARVPRGERLATRCVEADVGTQLTHAAELKRGQWRDVVVAANERTTQSLRVVEESAKGLYPELSLAAKSLRYRAYDRLAQVELRMDQPSRKFPGQPLYVLVDCQLQLDDFVQRLVQLVEAGADLFQIRDKSAEGATVLQYACAAVKAVGAQRVIVNDRVDIALASGAAGVHVGQEDLPIQQVQRLARGSLWIGVSTHNLQQAQQAQAAGADYLGCGPTCPSSTKRFAELAGLGFLRQVVEEIHVPVYAIGGINAANIEEVLATGVSRIAVSGAIWQANDPLVAAGLLSSRLRPAIAQRCKLGN; this is encoded by the coding sequence ATGGACAGTTCGAGCGTTTTGCGAATATTGGATGTCAATTTCAATCGCGCCGCCGAGGGGTTGCGGACGGTTGAAGATGTAGCGCGAGTAGTGTTCGAGGATGCGTGCAGCGCTGCGTGGTTGAAATCGCTTAGGCACGAACTGGCGGAACTGGCCGCTCGAGTGCCGCGCGGAGAGCGGCTGGCGACGCGCTGTGTTGAGGCCGACGTGGGAACACAGCTTACCCATGCGGCGGAACTCAAGCGTGGGCAGTGGCGCGATGTGGTCGTGGCGGCCAACGAACGGACGACGCAGTCGCTGAGAGTCGTCGAAGAATCTGCCAAAGGCCTATATCCAGAACTTTCACTGGCAGCCAAGTCGCTACGCTACCGCGCCTATGACCGTTTGGCGCAGGTCGAACTGCGGATGGATCAGCCGTCCAGGAAATTTCCCGGTCAGCCGCTGTATGTACTGGTTGACTGCCAATTGCAACTGGACGATTTCGTCCAACGACTAGTGCAGTTGGTCGAGGCCGGCGCGGATCTGTTTCAGATTCGCGACAAGTCCGCCGAGGGGGCAACCGTTTTGCAATACGCCTGCGCAGCAGTGAAGGCGGTCGGTGCCCAGCGCGTGATCGTCAATGACCGGGTGGATATCGCACTGGCCAGCGGTGCCGCAGGGGTGCATGTAGGTCAAGAGGATTTACCGATTCAGCAAGTGCAGCGGCTGGCGCGAGGTAGTCTATGGATCGGCGTGTCGACTCATAATTTACAACAAGCCCAGCAGGCGCAAGCTGCCGGTGCTGACTATCTTGGCTGTGGTCCGACCTGTCCGTCTTCGACGAAGCGGTTTGCCGAGTTGGCTGGACTAGGATTTCTTCGGCAGGTTGTGGAAGAAATCCATGTCCCCGTCTATGCGATCGGCGGGATTAACGCAGCCAATATCGAAGAAGTTTTGGCAACTGGTGTTAGCCGCATCGCCGTCAGCGGTGCAATTTGGCAGGCCAATGATCCGCTGGTTGCGGCTGGGCTGTTATCAAGCCGGCTGCGGCCAGCAATCGCTCAGCGCTGCAAATTGGGCAATTGA